From a region of the Nonlabens sp. Hel1_33_55 genome:
- a CDS encoding asparagine synthetase B: MRNKSFRFILFVSVFLLSFSNAGAQYLLIPMDAETQTDHLKAYGISYWLLAKGTKVKWLLNYRGGSFLIPETEEFKKELIVRGVSYEAMSDGAVNSILELISSPSQNMQEVLLEKAPKIAVYTPTGKAPWDDAVTMVLTYAEIPYEKIYDKEVLADELLLYDWLHLHHEDFTGQYGKFYRNYRTAPWYIEEKQDAEQLATELGYSKVSEEKRDVALKIRDYVIGGGFMFAMCSATDSFDIALAAEGIDIAETMFDGDPSEGNYQSKIDYTKTFAFTDFELERSPMVYEFSTIDMTRKRKIEKERDYFSLMDFSAKWDPIPTMLNQNHTSLVKGFMGQTTSYDRDEVKKNVLVLGENKTNKEARYIHGIRGKGFFTFYGGHDPEDYQHRVGDPKTELSLHPNSPGYRLILNNVLFPAARKKKQKT, encoded by the coding sequence TTGAGAAATAAATCATTCCGTTTCATTTTATTCGTTTCAGTTTTTTTGCTGTCATTTTCCAATGCTGGAGCTCAGTATCTACTGATTCCCATGGATGCAGAAACGCAGACAGATCACCTCAAAGCTTACGGAATTTCATACTGGCTACTTGCTAAAGGCACCAAAGTTAAATGGCTACTCAATTATCGCGGCGGCTCTTTTCTAATCCCAGAAACGGAAGAATTCAAAAAGGAATTGATCGTGCGTGGTGTTTCATATGAAGCCATGAGTGATGGCGCGGTTAACTCCATTCTAGAACTTATTTCTAGTCCATCACAAAATATGCAGGAAGTACTGCTGGAAAAAGCACCGAAGATTGCCGTTTACACACCTACGGGAAAAGCTCCATGGGATGATGCGGTTACCATGGTTCTTACGTATGCGGAGATTCCCTACGAGAAAATTTATGATAAGGAAGTCCTTGCAGACGAATTATTGCTATACGACTGGCTGCACTTGCACCATGAAGATTTTACGGGTCAATACGGTAAGTTTTACCGCAATTATAGAACAGCGCCTTGGTACATTGAGGAAAAACAAGATGCAGAACAGCTGGCCACAGAACTAGGTTACTCCAAAGTTAGCGAGGAGAAAAGAGACGTTGCCTTGAAAATCAGGGATTACGTTATTGGTGGCGGTTTCATGTTTGCCATGTGTAGCGCCACAGATAGTTTTGATATCGCACTCGCCGCAGAAGGAATCGATATCGCCGAAACTATGTTTGATGGCGACCCGTCTGAAGGAAATTATCAGAGCAAGATTGACTATACCAAGACTTTTGCTTTTACTGACTTTGAGTTGGAACGATCACCTATGGTATATGAGTTCAGTACGATAGATATGACTAGAAAGCGTAAGATTGAAAAGGAGCGCGATTACTTTTCGCTTATGGACTTCAGTGCAAAATGGGATCCTATTCCAACGATGCTCAATCAAAATCATACCAGTTTAGTTAAAGGGTTTATGGGTCAAACCACAAGCTATGATCGTGATGAGGTCAAGAAAAATGTTTTGGTATTAGGAGAAAATAAGACAAACAAAGAAGCTCGCTATATTCATGGAATTCGAGGAAAGGGATTTTTCACCTTTTATGGTGGTCATGATCCAGAGGATTACCAACATAGAGTAGGCGATCCCAAGACAGAGTTGAGTTTGCATCCCAATTCTCCAGGGTATCGATTGATTTTGAATAACGTTCTGTTTCCAGCGGCTAGAAAAAAGAAGCAGAAGACTTAA
- the dnaB gene encoding replicative DNA helicase, whose amino-acid sequence MEKVQERTSLVTGNSPVISLEKGKIPPQAIDLEKVVLGALMIDGKGVDEVIDLLTPDAFYHKAHQSIFDAIDKLFKSGSPVDLLTVSAQLRRDEKLEAVGGDHYLVQLSQLVSSTAHIEFHARIILQKFIQRSLIKISTEIINDSYEESTDVFDLLDKAESKLYEVAQGNIRKTTETAMDLVRQAKQRIEEIAKRDGLSGVPTGFNDLDKLTSGWQPSDLVIIAARPGMGKTAFTLSMARNIAVGSNIPVAFFSLEMSSVQLITRLISSETGLSSEKLRTGNLEPHEWEQLNVKVKDLEQAPIFIDDTPSLSIFDLRAKCRRLASQHGIKLIMVDYLQLMTAQTNAKGGNREQEISTISRNLKALAKELEVPVIALSQLSRAVETRGGSKRPLLSDLRESGAIEQDADIVSFIYRPEYYGLEEWDDDDQTPCKNQAEFIVAKHRNGATDSIRLKFLGQFGKFDNLEEQWALPQEFGSKMNQANDDTFRPDTPRFPTPGAAFGGPQSEDDDDLAF is encoded by the coding sequence ATGGAAAAAGTACAGGAAAGAACATCGCTAGTGACTGGAAACAGTCCGGTGATATCGTTGGAGAAAGGGAAAATACCACCTCAAGCAATTGATCTTGAGAAAGTTGTGTTAGGTGCTTTAATGATTGATGGTAAAGGTGTCGATGAGGTAATTGACCTCTTGACGCCAGATGCGTTCTACCATAAAGCGCACCAATCCATATTTGACGCGATTGATAAATTGTTCAAAAGCGGTAGTCCGGTGGATTTATTAACCGTTAGTGCCCAACTACGTAGAGATGAGAAATTAGAAGCCGTAGGTGGTGACCATTATTTGGTCCAATTATCACAATTAGTAAGTTCCACGGCGCACATAGAATTTCACGCAAGGATTATTCTTCAAAAGTTTATTCAGCGCAGTTTGATTAAGATTTCGACAGAGATCATCAATGATTCTTATGAAGAATCTACAGACGTATTTGACCTTTTAGACAAAGCAGAATCCAAACTCTACGAAGTAGCTCAAGGAAACATACGCAAGACTACGGAAACAGCGATGGATCTAGTACGTCAGGCAAAACAACGGATTGAAGAAATTGCAAAGCGTGATGGATTGAGCGGTGTGCCTACAGGGTTTAATGATCTGGATAAATTAACCAGTGGTTGGCAGCCCAGTGATCTTGTTATCATCGCTGCACGTCCTGGTATGGGAAAAACCGCCTTTACGTTATCCATGGCGCGTAATATCGCTGTTGGTAGTAATATTCCTGTAGCGTTCTTCTCGCTGGAGATGAGTAGTGTACAGTTGATCACTCGTTTGATATCTTCAGAAACAGGATTGTCTTCTGAAAAGTTGCGTACCGGTAATCTGGAACCTCACGAATGGGAACAACTTAATGTCAAGGTTAAGGACCTGGAACAAGCTCCTATATTTATTGACGATACACCATCGTTGTCCATCTTTGACTTAAGGGCAAAATGTAGACGTCTTGCCTCACAGCACGGTATCAAATTGATTATGGTGGATTACCTTCAATTGATGACCGCGCAAACTAATGCCAAAGGTGGTAACCGTGAACAGGAAATTTCAACCATTTCACGTAACTTGAAAGCACTTGCTAAAGAACTTGAAGTTCCAGTGATTGCGCTTTCACAGCTATCTCGTGCGGTGGAAACTCGTGGTGGTAGCAAGCGACCGCTGCTTTCTGACCTGCGTGAATCTGGAGCGATCGAGCAGGATGCAGATATTGTTTCCTTTATCTACAGGCCTGAATATTATGGGCTGGAAGAATGGGACGACGACGACCAGACACCATGTAAGAATCAAGCCGAATTTATCGTTGCAAAACACCGTAATGGTGCGACAGATTCTATCAGACTCAAGTTCTTGGGTCAGTTTGGTAAATTTGATAATCTTGAGGAGCAATGGGCGTTGCCACAGGAGTTTGGTTCAAAGATGAACCAGGCAAATGACGACACTTTCAGACCTGACACGCCTAGATTCCCGACTCCAGGAGCGGCATTTGGTGGACCGCAAAGTGAGGACGATGATGATCTCGCTTTTTAG
- a CDS encoding acetyl-CoA carboxylase carboxyltransferase subunit alpha, whose amino-acid sequence MEYLEFEMPIKELEEQYQQTLTIGTENEVDVTKTIKQLEKKLQATRKKIYGNLTPWQRVQMSRHPDRPYTLDYIQSICGDTWLELHGDRNVKDDKAMIGGLGKIGGQTYMFIGQQKGYNTKSRQYRNFGMSNPEGYRKALRLMKSAEKFGIPVVSLIDTPGAFPGLEAEERGQGEAIARNILEMTRLKVPIIVMIIGEGASGGALGIGVGDRVVMLENTWYSVISPESCSSILWRSWEHKEEAAEALKLTGKDMKKLKLVDEILEEPEGGAHKNREEIFVSVAKCIDSYYQELKDLSPKELVKRRMDKYSNMGVYKG is encoded by the coding sequence ATGGAATATCTAGAATTTGAAATGCCTATTAAAGAGCTGGAAGAGCAATACCAGCAAACCCTAACGATAGGAACTGAAAACGAAGTTGACGTCACCAAGACGATCAAGCAGCTTGAGAAAAAATTACAAGCTACCCGTAAAAAAATCTACGGCAACTTGACGCCATGGCAACGTGTGCAGATGTCTCGTCATCCAGATCGTCCTTACACATTAGACTACATTCAGAGCATTTGTGGAGATACATGGTTGGAGCTTCATGGTGATCGCAATGTCAAGGATGATAAGGCGATGATAGGTGGTCTGGGCAAAATAGGCGGTCAAACTTACATGTTCATAGGCCAGCAAAAGGGATATAATACCAAAAGCCGTCAGTACCGTAATTTTGGGATGTCAAATCCCGAAGGTTATCGCAAGGCTTTACGCTTGATGAAAAGCGCAGAGAAATTTGGTATACCTGTGGTTAGCTTGATTGATACTCCAGGAGCTTTTCCTGGACTTGAAGCAGAAGAACGCGGTCAAGGTGAAGCTATTGCAAGAAATATTCTTGAAATGACCCGCTTGAAAGTCCCTATCATTGTGATGATCATAGGTGAAGGAGCTAGTGGTGGTGCACTAGGAATAGGAGTAGGCGACCGTGTGGTGATGTTAGAAAATACATGGTATAGTGTAATCTCTCCAGAATCCTGTAGTTCTATTTTATGGAGAAGCTGGGAACATAAAGAAGAGGCTGCAGAAGCTTTGAAGCTAACCGGTAAAGACATGAAAAAACTGAAATTGGTAGATGAGATACTGGAAGAACCAGAAGGTGGCGCTCACAAGAACCGGGAAGAGATTTTTGTTTCCGTTGCTAAATGTATCGACAGTTATTATCAGGAATTGAAGGATTTATCTCCAAAAGAATTAGTAAAACGACGCATGGATAAATATTCCAATATGGGCGTTTACAAAGGTTAA
- a CDS encoding DMT family transporter encodes MRDDKLLNYLHLHFIVFIWGFTAVLGALISIESIPLVWWRMLLAVILIFIYMKIMRIPLQFKGINALPRKRILGFVGAGIVIALHWITFFGAIKESNVSVTLAMLSTGAFFTAILEPLFTSKKFVGYEVIFGVVIIAALYYIFKVETQYVTGMILGLISAVLSATFSIINVKWAKEHPPSLISIYELASGVGFISIYFLIVPSDFVGPMVLTGYDWLWIGILASFCTAYAFIASVKVMKYLSAYTVMLTINLEPVYGIFLAFLILGDSEQMTPEFYIGAAVILAVILTNGILKNRRNRRKKKEMNIHA; translated from the coding sequence ATGCGCGACGATAAATTACTCAACTACCTACACCTTCATTTTATAGTTTTCATTTGGGGATTTACGGCCGTTTTGGGCGCTTTGATCTCCATTGAGAGCATTCCGCTGGTGTGGTGGCGCATGCTGCTGGCAGTAATTCTGATTTTTATTTATATGAAAATCATGCGCATACCATTGCAGTTCAAGGGAATCAATGCATTGCCTCGCAAACGAATTTTAGGATTTGTGGGTGCTGGTATCGTGATTGCATTGCATTGGATCACTTTTTTTGGAGCGATCAAGGAAAGTAATGTAAGTGTCACGCTTGCTATGTTGAGTACTGGTGCCTTTTTCACCGCGATTCTAGAGCCTTTATTCACGTCCAAGAAATTTGTAGGCTATGAGGTCATTTTTGGGGTGGTCATCATCGCTGCGTTGTACTATATATTCAAAGTAGAAACCCAATATGTGACGGGAATGATTTTAGGATTGATTAGCGCGGTATTGAGCGCTACATTTTCCATTATCAATGTAAAATGGGCAAAGGAGCATCCGCCATCGTTGATCAGTATTTATGAACTTGCGAGTGGTGTAGGTTTTATTAGTATTTATTTTTTAATCGTGCCATCTGACTTTGTAGGACCCATGGTTTTGACGGGTTATGACTGGTTATGGATTGGGATTTTAGCAAGTTTTTGTACGGCATATGCCTTTATTGCCAGCGTCAAGGTGATGAAGTATTTAAGCGCTTACACGGTCATGCTTACCATTAATTTGGAACCTGTTTATGGAATCTTTTTGGCCTTTTTAATTTTAGGTGATTCAGAGCAGATGACACCAGAATTCTATATTGGTGCTGCCGTAATATTAGCTGTGATTTTGACTAATGGCATTTTGAAGAATAGACGCAACCGTCGCAAGAAGAAGGAAATGAATATCCATGCATAA
- a CDS encoding LptF/LptG family permease, whose translation MFSILDRYILKRYLGSFFLLLLLFLPIMVTVHVAEKIGKIISKEVPFLEVMVYLGDFTMYFTNFLFPIFLFISTMFFTSKLANNTEVIAFLSSGVSFNRFLRPYIIGATFICGLALLLSAIFVPQAASGFNEFQQQYFRSGAASETTNVFRQINDNDYVYVSNYQPSRQTGFDFSLEHFEDDVLKYKIYAARIAFEDSVYILSQYKKRTILEDREIIEEQNRLDTIFDFDIDELTPVLYAAETKSFSELNEFIKLEEKRGNANMNIYYVEKYKRTSIPVSAFIFTIIAVAVSSVKKRGGMGTNLAIGIVIAMVYMFLDKVFGTIAEKSSFNPWIAVWFPNIFFAIVALILLRNARR comes from the coding sequence GTGTTTAGCATACTCGACCGTTACATATTAAAAAGATATTTGGGAAGTTTTTTCCTGCTACTTCTCTTGTTCCTACCTATAATGGTCACGGTTCACGTGGCAGAAAAAATAGGTAAGATCATTTCTAAAGAAGTTCCTTTTCTTGAGGTGATGGTGTATCTGGGTGATTTCACGATGTATTTCACCAATTTTCTATTTCCGATATTCCTCTTTATATCGACAATGTTCTTCACCTCTAAGTTGGCTAACAATACAGAAGTAATAGCATTTTTGAGTTCTGGTGTTTCGTTTAATAGATTTTTACGTCCATATATTATTGGAGCAACTTTTATTTGTGGTTTGGCTTTATTGCTTAGTGCGATATTCGTACCGCAGGCAGCTTCAGGATTTAACGAATTTCAGCAGCAATATTTTAGGTCTGGAGCAGCTTCAGAAACTACAAATGTGTTTAGGCAGATTAATGATAATGATTATGTCTACGTCAGCAACTACCAGCCTTCTCGTCAGACGGGTTTTGATTTTTCACTAGAACATTTTGAAGACGATGTGCTTAAGTATAAAATATATGCTGCCCGTATCGCTTTTGAAGATAGCGTGTACATACTAAGTCAGTATAAGAAGCGAACCATCTTAGAAGATCGAGAAATCATCGAGGAACAGAATAGGCTTGATACTATTTTTGATTTTGATATCGATGAGCTTACTCCTGTACTCTATGCCGCTGAAACGAAGTCTTTCAGTGAGCTTAACGAATTCATTAAGTTAGAAGAGAAGCGAGGTAATGCAAATATGAATATCTATTATGTAGAAAAATACAAGCGTACCTCGATCCCGGTAAGTGCCTTTATTTTTACCATCATCGCCGTTGCCGTTTCATCTGTCAAGAAACGCGGCGGAATGGGAACTAATCTAGCTATAGGTATCGTTATTGCCATGGTATACATGTTTCTGGATAAAGTTTTTGGAACCATTGCAGAAAAGAGCAGTTTCAACCCATGGATTGCTGTTTGGTTTCCTAATATATTCTTTGCTATCGTGGCATTAATCTTATTGAGAAATGCGCGACGATAA
- the tgt gene encoding tRNA guanosine(34) transglycosylase Tgt — protein MKFDLLQTDANSQARAGVVHTDHGAIETPIFMPVGTVGTVKGVHQRELKEEVNPDIILANTYHLYLRPGTEVLEKAGGLHQFMNWDRPILTDSGGYQVYSLSANRKIKEEGVKFKSHIDGSYHTFTPERAMDIQRSIGADIIMAFDECTPYPCEFNYARRSMHMTHRWLKRCIEHFNNTPDKYGFTQTLFPIIQGSTYPELREQSAEFVANCDMAANAIGGLSVGEPAEEMYAMTDVVTAILPKDKPRYLMGVGTPINLLENVALGIDMFDCVMPTRNGRNGMIFTANGSINIKNKKWEMDFSPLDEDNHAWVDTEYSKAYVRHLFTVNEMLGRQICTIHNLAFYLWLMREARKQILAGTFRTWKDKMVKQMDNRL, from the coding sequence ATGAAATTTGACTTATTACAAACTGATGCCAATAGTCAGGCCAGGGCTGGTGTGGTTCATACCGATCATGGAGCGATTGAAACGCCCATATTTATGCCCGTAGGAACTGTGGGAACTGTAAAAGGTGTGCATCAACGGGAATTGAAAGAAGAGGTAAATCCAGATATCATTCTGGCAAATACATATCACCTTTATTTGAGACCTGGAACTGAGGTGCTTGAAAAAGCTGGTGGCTTACACCAATTTATGAATTGGGATCGACCTATTTTGACTGATTCTGGCGGTTATCAAGTGTACTCGCTTAGCGCCAATAGAAAGATCAAGGAAGAAGGTGTCAAGTTCAAATCGCATATTGACGGTTCTTACCATACATTCACTCCAGAACGTGCGATGGATATTCAACGATCCATAGGTGCAGATATCATCATGGCTTTTGATGAGTGTACTCCATATCCATGTGAGTTCAATTATGCCCGTCGCAGTATGCACATGACGCATCGCTGGTTAAAACGATGTATTGAACATTTCAACAATACTCCAGATAAATACGGCTTTACCCAAACCTTGTTTCCTATTATTCAAGGAAGCACTTATCCAGAACTACGTGAACAGAGCGCAGAGTTTGTAGCCAACTGTGATATGGCCGCAAACGCCATAGGCGGATTGTCTGTAGGCGAACCTGCTGAGGAAATGTACGCCATGACTGATGTGGTTACCGCTATACTTCCCAAAGACAAACCACGTTATCTTATGGGAGTTGGAACTCCTATCAATTTATTGGAGAACGTAGCGCTGGGAATTGACATGTTTGATTGTGTAATGCCTACAAGGAACGGTAGAAATGGTATGATTTTTACTGCTAACGGTAGCATCAACATAAAGAACAAGAAATGGGAAATGGATTTCAGCCCTTTGGATGAAGACAACCACGCATGGGTAGATACAGAATATTCGAAAGCCTATGTAAGGCACCTTTTTACAGTTAACGAAATGCTGGGTAGACAGATCTGTACTATACATAATCTAGCCTTTTATTTATGGTTGATGCGTGAGGCCCGCAAGCAAATACTTGCCGGAACCTTTAGAACATGGAAGGATAAAATGGTAAAACAAATGGATAACAGACTGTAA
- a CDS encoding transketolase codes for MADIQHLKNVVSQVRRDIVRQVHAVNSGHPGGSLGCTEFIVALYNEIMDHDSSFNMDGENEDLFFLSNGHISPVFYSVLAHAGYFPKEELSTFRKLNSRLQGHPTTHEGLPGVRIASGSLGQGMSVGIGAALSKKLNSDDKTVFTLHGDGELQEGQNWEAIMYASANHVDNLIATIDVNGQQIDGSTDTVLALGDLRYKFEAFGWEVVTVPKGNDVESVIAGIKQAISLSRKRKPICILLHTVMGHGVDFMMGSHKWHGIAPNDEQLADALSQNPETLGDY; via the coding sequence ATGGCTGATATACAGCACCTAAAAAATGTAGTATCGCAAGTGCGTCGTGACATCGTTCGTCAGGTTCACGCGGTAAATAGTGGACATCCAGGTGGATCACTAGGTTGCACGGAGTTTATCGTGGCGCTTTACAACGAGATCATGGATCATGATTCATCCTTTAATATGGATGGTGAAAACGAAGATTTATTCTTCTTGTCTAATGGTCACATATCGCCGGTTTTCTATAGCGTTCTTGCACATGCTGGTTACTTCCCTAAAGAAGAACTGAGCACCTTCCGTAAACTTAATTCTCGTTTACAGGGACACCCTACGACACATGAAGGCCTTCCAGGAGTGAGAATCGCTAGCGGTTCACTGGGTCAAGGTATGAGTGTAGGAATAGGCGCTGCACTTTCTAAAAAACTGAACAGCGACGATAAAACCGTTTTTACACTGCACGGTGATGGTGAATTGCAAGAAGGTCAAAACTGGGAAGCGATCATGTACGCCAGCGCTAATCACGTCGATAATTTGATTGCAACCATTGATGTCAATGGACAGCAAATCGACGGTAGCACAGACACTGTTCTTGCTCTGGGTGATCTACGCTACAAATTCGAGGCCTTCGGCTGGGAAGTTGTTACGGTACCTAAAGGGAACGATGTAGAATCTGTTATTGCTGGAATTAAGCAAGCTATCTCGCTTTCGCGAAAGCGTAAACCCATATGCATCCTGCTCCATACCGTAATGGGTCATGGCGTTGACTTTATGATGGGATCCCACAAATGGCACGGCATAGCTCCCAACGATGAGCAACTGGCAGATGCCTTGAGCCAAAACCCTGAAACACTGGGCGACTACTAA
- a CDS encoding transketolase family protein — MKTYTNTGNKDTRSGFGAGLEELGKTNENVVALCADLTGSLKMNAFADAHPDRFFQVGIAEANMIGIAAGMTIGGKIPFTGTFANFSTGRVYDQIRQSVAYSDKNVKICASHSGLTLGEDGATHQILEDIGLMKMLPGMMVINTCDYNQTKAATLAIADHHGPVYLRFGRPKVANFTPENGEFKIGKAVQLQEGTDVTIVATGHLVWEALEAAKHLNEKGISAEVINIHTIKPLDEEAIIKSVKKTGCIVTAEEHNYLGGLGESVARTLSQHVPTPQEFVATQDTFGESGTPEQLLEKYGLNAENIATKAEAVINRKK; from the coding sequence ATGAAGACATATACAAATACAGGAAATAAGGATACGAGAAGTGGTTTTGGTGCTGGTCTGGAAGAACTGGGCAAAACCAACGAGAACGTGGTTGCACTTTGTGCAGACCTTACGGGATCACTTAAAATGAATGCCTTTGCAGATGCTCATCCTGACCGATTTTTTCAGGTAGGAATCGCCGAAGCAAACATGATAGGAATCGCCGCTGGTATGACCATAGGTGGTAAAATTCCATTTACAGGAACCTTTGCCAATTTTTCAACGGGTCGTGTTTATGACCAGATTAGACAAAGCGTTGCCTATTCTGACAAGAACGTAAAGATATGTGCATCGCACTCTGGATTGACTCTAGGTGAAGATGGCGCAACGCACCAAATTCTTGAAGATATAGGGTTGATGAAAATGTTGCCTGGAATGATGGTGATCAACACCTGTGATTACAATCAGACTAAAGCAGCAACGCTAGCGATTGCAGATCACCATGGACCGGTCTATTTGAGATTTGGCCGTCCTAAGGTGGCTAATTTCACTCCAGAAAACGGCGAATTCAAAATAGGAAAAGCGGTGCAATTGCAAGAAGGTACTGATGTAACAATTGTAGCAACGGGCCACCTAGTTTGGGAAGCGCTGGAAGCTGCAAAACATTTGAATGAAAAAGGTATTAGTGCAGAGGTGATCAATATTCATACGATCAAACCTCTTGATGAAGAAGCGATCATTAAATCCGTTAAGAAAACCGGTTGTATCGTCACAGCAGAAGAGCATAATTACCTAGGCGGCTTAGGTGAAAGTGTTGCACGCACACTCTCACAGCATGTGCCAACACCACAAGAGTTCGTAGCGACGCAAGACACCTTTGGTGAAAGCGGAACTCCAGAACAATTACTTGAAAAATATGGCCTAAATGCAGAAAACATCGCGACAAAAGCTGAAGCCGTGATCAACCGCAAAAAGTAA
- a CDS encoding FKBP-type peptidyl-prolyl cis-trans isomerase, with the protein MNYLKNFVCIIAIAGFLMSCGSDDDDLTIEIRDPQEVYDEDLAEINAYLRTHFYNQDDFQNTPDGDDFEIVFDTIAGTNADRTPLSEQVITRTLRRNDIDYQIFVLNVRQGSGVRQATYADSTLVNYEGTLLNGNVFDSNTNSVWFDLPATIDGFATGVSGFNDATTSTANGDGTVSFTNGGIGAMFLPSGVGYFNSTQVGIPAYSPLIFKFQLRRVRITDHDGDGILSIFEDLNEDDDLRSANLADDTDRDRINNYRDADDDGDGIPTKDENADPNGDGNPNDALDTDGDGIPDYLDNRTEV; encoded by the coding sequence ATGAATTATTTGAAAAATTTTGTCTGTATCATAGCAATTGCTGGATTTTTAATGTCCTGTGGTAGCGATGATGACGATCTAACTATTGAAATTAGAGATCCTCAAGAGGTGTATGATGAAGACCTCGCAGAAATCAACGCATACTTAAGAACGCACTTTTACAATCAAGATGATTTTCAAAACACACCGGATGGTGATGACTTTGAAATCGTATTTGATACTATAGCGGGAACAAATGCAGATCGTACTCCATTATCAGAACAAGTGATTACAAGAACCTTGCGTCGCAATGATATAGATTATCAGATATTTGTTTTGAACGTGAGACAAGGGTCAGGTGTTAGACAAGCCACTTATGCTGACAGTACTCTTGTCAACTATGAGGGAACACTCCTAAATGGAAATGTGTTTGATAGTAATACAAATTCTGTGTGGTTTGATTTGCCGGCTACCATTGATGGTTTTGCTACAGGAGTTTCTGGATTTAATGATGCTACTACCAGCACCGCAAATGGTGATGGAACGGTTAGTTTTACAAACGGTGGAATAGGAGCGATGTTCTTGCCTTCAGGTGTTGGTTATTTCAACTCTACGCAAGTTGGTATTCCAGCATACTCACCTTTGATTTTCAAATTTCAATTACGTCGTGTTAGAATTACAGATCATGATGGAGATGGCATTCTTTCCATCTTTGAGGATTTGAATGAAGATGATGATTTAAGATCTGCAAATCTTGCTGATGATACTGATCGAGATCGTATCAATAATTACCGTGATGCAGATGATGACGGTGATGGTATACCAACAAAAGATGAAAATGCAGATCCCAACGGTGATGGAAATCCTAACGATGCCTTAGATACGGATGGTGATGGTATTCCAGATTATCTAGACAATAGGACAGAGGTTTAA
- a CDS encoding RNA-binding S4 domain-containing protein produces MRIDKFLWSVRYYKTRSKATDAAKKGKFKINGDTVKPARDVYPGDVITLRKDQIDYVVEVLDLPSSRVGNKLVDLYRVDRTPTENFEARKMIELNQDYYRRKGEGRPTKKDRRDLGNLLNGSIEED; encoded by the coding sequence ATGCGCATCGATAAATTTTTATGGTCTGTACGATATTACAAGACACGCAGTAAAGCTACAGACGCCGCAAAGAAAGGAAAGTTTAAAATCAACGGCGATACGGTCAAACCAGCTAGAGATGTATATCCCGGTGATGTCATCACGCTGCGCAAAGACCAGATCGATTATGTGGTTGAAGTTCTGGATTTGCCCTCTAGCCGTGTAGGCAACAAATTAGTGGACCTATATAGAGTGGACCGCACACCTACTGAGAATTTTGAGGCGCGCAAAATGATTGAACTCAATCAGGATTACTACCGTCGCAAAGGTGAAGGTAGACCTACTAAAAAAGACCGGCGAGATCTTGGAAATTTGCTAAATGGCTCTATAGAAGAAGACTGA
- a CDS encoding phosphoribosyltransferase domain-containing protein: MEILNHEQVNHKIRRIAYQIAEVYMEHDELILAGIADGGYILAKLLKVQLELICDFKITLCEVTMDKKNPRNAVETSLSPKEYSDKGVVLCDDVLNSGTTLIYAVRHFLDVPVKKFKTAVLVNRNHKKFPVKADFKGISLSTTMEEHITVVLNKNTSSVSLS; encoded by the coding sequence ATGGAAATTCTCAACCACGAGCAGGTGAATCACAAAATTAGACGCATCGCATATCAAATCGCGGAAGTCTACATGGAGCACGACGAACTCATTCTAGCTGGTATTGCCGACGGTGGTTACATTCTTGCCAAATTGCTTAAAGTCCAACTGGAACTCATTTGCGATTTCAAAATAACGCTATGTGAGGTGACAATGGACAAAAAGAATCCCAGAAATGCAGTTGAAACTAGCCTTAGTCCTAAAGAATATTCAGACAAAGGAGTCGTACTATGCGATGATGTGCTCAATTCTGGAACGACGTTGATTTATGCCGTACGGCATTTTCTAGATGTTCCCGTCAAGAAATTTAAAACAGCGGTTCTAGTAAATAGAAACCACAAAAAATTCCCAGTAAAAGCAGATTTTAAAGGGATATCCTTATCCACAACCATGGAAGAACATATTACGGTGGTCTTGAATAAAAATACGAGTAGCGTATCTTTAAGTTAA